In Leucobacter denitrificans, the genomic window GTTCGCGTGGATGCTGCACGGTCGAAGATGCGATGGACGCCAGGCGGGTCGCAAACTTGCTCGACATTCCTTTCTATGTGTGGGATTTCAGCGAGCGGTTCAAGGCAGATGTGGTTGATGACTTCATCGCCGAATACGAGGCTGGTCGCACTCCGAACCCGTGCATGCGATGCAACGAGAAGATCAAGTTTGCGGCGCTCCTCGATAAGGCAGTCGCGCTCGGGTTCGATGCGGTTGCAACCGGTCATTATGCTTCGCTCATCGATAGCCCCAACGGGCCAGAACTGCATCGGGCGAGCGCCTGGGCGAAAGACCAGTCATATGTGCTCGGGGTGCTGACGGCAGAGCAGCTCAAGTATTGCTACTTCCCGCTCGGTGACACGCCCTCGAAGGCGCTCATTCGCGAAGAGGCGGCGGATCGAGGAATTCAGATTTCTCATAAGCCCGACAGCCACGACATCTGCTTTATTCCCGATGGTGACACCCGCGGTTGGCTTTCTGAACACGTGAAACGAGAGCCAGGCGACATTCTCGATGAGTCTGGTTCAACTGTCGGTCGTCACGATGGCGCGCACGGTTACACAATCGGTCAGCGTAGGGGGCTTCAGCTTGGGGTGCCAGCGCCAGATGGTAACCCGAGGTACGTGCTTTCGATCCGCCCGGTTTCAAACCAGGTAATTGTTGGACCGAAGGAACACCTTGCTGTCTCGCGCATTGCGGGGGGCAGGTTCAGTTGGGCGGGCGACCCAGGAATTGACCTCGCAGAGCGGTTTGCGTGTGACGTGCAAATTCGAGCTCATGCTGAGCCAGTGCCTGCGTATGCTTCGCTCGTGCCGATCCGCGAATCTGAGCGCACCGAGCAGCACAGGGTGGGTGCAACCCACGAGGTCGTGGTCGATGTCGCACTCGACCAGGCCGAACCTCTGCTCGGTGTCGCGCCTGGGCAAACCGCAGTGCTCTATATCGGCACTCGCGTACTGGGGCAGTTCACGATTGACCGCGCTATTCCGGCAGATTCTGCTCAGGCGGCGTAGTAACTTCGCGTTGCGCTCGTAGACTGGAGCGGTGACTGAATCATCTGAGAACTTCAGCGATTTCGAACGAGCGCGCGAAGAGTCCGAACGCCTCACAGCAGAGATCGAGCGATACCGCCTCGCCTACCACTCTGAGGGCGTCAGCCTCGTCTCAGATGCCGAGTACGACGCGCTATTTCGGCGGCTTGAGGCGATCGAGCGCGAACATCCAGAGCTAGCAGGCCAAGACAGCCCGACTCAGGAGGTCGGTGCTGCAGTCGTCTCAGCGGGGTTTCCAGAGCACGAACACGCGGAGCGAATGCTCAGTCTCGATAACGTGTTTTCGATTGACGAGTTTCGCGAATGGGCTGAAAAGACGAAAGCATCTGTCGGCACTGATGTTCGTTGGCTCTCCGAGCTCAAGATAGATGGGCTCGCAATCAATCTTGCTTACCGAGATGGAAAACTTGAGACCGCAACCACCCGCGGCGACGGGCGGGTCGGCGAGGACATCACGGAGAATGTGCAGTTCATCCCGGTGATTCCAACCAGTCTCAACGGGGATGATATTCCAGAGTTCTTTGAGGCTCGAGGAGAGGTGTTTCTTTGCACCGAAGACTTTGAGGCGTTGAATGAGCGGCAGCACGAATTACAGGCTGCGCACGCGGAGGCTCAGCGCGCGCGAGGAGTAGCCGAAGAAAACATCACTGTGAAGTATCCCGAGTTTGCGAATGCCCGCAATACTGCCGCCGGAAGTTTGCGGCAGCGGGCTGAGAAGAAAAACGACGCAGACCTTGCGCTTATGCGGTCTAGACTCGGCAGACTCTCGATGTACATGCACGGTATCGGCGCGTGGGATTCCCCGGCGTTTTCCAACCAATCAGATGCGTATGACCTTCTGAAGTCTTGGGGCCTTCCTGTGTCGCCGCACTCTCGCGTATTCGATACGGTCGACGAGGTGGTGCAATTTATCGAAGACTGCGGCGAGCGCCGTCATGATTTCGAGCATGAGATCGATGGAATCGTGGTGAAGGTTAACGATCTATCGATGCACGATGAGCTGGGGGTGACTAGCCGGGCACCGCGTTGGGCGATTGCTTACAAGTACCCTCCAGAAGAGGTTCACACGAAACTGCTCGATATTCGAATCGGTGTTGGGCGTACTGGTCGGGCGACACCTTATGCGGTCATGGAGCCAGTGCACGTTGCGGGGTCAACGGTGAGCCAGGCAACACTTCACAATCAAGACGTCGTTCGTGCAAAGGGCGTAATGATCGGCGACACCGTCGTGCTTCGCAAGGCGGGCGACGTTATCCCCGAGATTCTCGGTGCGGTCATCGAGCGGCGTGACGGCAGCGAACGTGAGTGGATCATGCCAGATCACTGCCCCGAGTGTGGCACTGAGCTGCGTGCGATGAAAGAGGGCGACATCGACCTCCGGTGCCCGAATGCTCGTGCGTGCCCCGCTCAGGTTCGGGGGCGCGTCGAGCACATTGGTTCGCGTGGCGGCCTCGATATCGAAGTGCTCGGGGAGGTGACGGCTGCCGCGTTAACGCAGCCACAGGGGGATGATGAGCCACTGCTTGTTACAGAGGCGGGGCTATTCTCTCTCACCGAGGATCTGCTCCTGCGTCATCCCTACTTTCGGAGAAAGGATGGGAGCGCGTCTAAGGATGCGGAGACCTTTATTGCCGAGCTCGATAAGGCAAAGACGAAGCCGCTGTGGCGACTGCTGGTCGCCCTGAATATTCGCCATGTGGGTCCCGTTGCCGCCCGGGCACTCGCCGAATGGTTTGGCTCGCTTGAAGCCATACGTGCGGCGAGTGTCGAGGAGCTTTCTGAGGTTGAGGGGGTCGGCGGCATCATCGCCGAGTCGCTCTCAGAGTGGTTTACGGTCGATTGGCACGTCGAAATTGTGGATCAGTGGGCGACCGCCGGCGTGCAATGGTCGACCCCGGGTCACCCAGGCCCTGGGGCAGCGCGATCTGTTGATGGCGTGTTGGCGGGCCTCACCGTGGTGGCCACGGGAACGCTTGAGGGATTCACGCGTGATGGGGCCAAGGAAGCGATCATTCAGGCGGGCGGAAAGGCCGCATCGAGCGTGTCTAAGAAGACGGATTACGTTGCAGCGGGTCCGGGTGCAGGATCGAAGCTGACGAAGGCAGAGGAACTTGGTATTCCCGTGCTGAACGCCGAACAGTTTGCTGTTCTCGTGACTCAGGGACCGAGCGGTTTGCGGGAGTTATCCACAGATGAGTGATTTCGCACTTGTGATTTCCCTATCTTCGCTATTCTGAACGATGTTCACTCAAGGAAAACGGCGACTCGGAGGGGGACGCGCGCCACGAAAGGAATAACCAATCGTGTCAACTGGTGCTGCATCAACACTTGTTCGAAGCTCATGGGCGCTTCAAGATCCACTACTCACTGAGTATTACGATCGCGAGTGGGGCATGCCCGTGCGTGATGATCAGGGCGTCTTTGAAAGGCTGACGCTTGAGGCGTTCCAGTCAGGCCTCTCTTGGCTGACGATCTTGCGCAAGCGTGACGCCTTTCGTGCGGCATTTCATGACTTCGATCCCGTACCCATCGCCCAGTACGACGAAGCAGATGTAAACAGACTGCTCGCAGACCCTGGCATCATACGAAACCGGCTCAAGATTGAGGCAACGATTTCTAACGCCCGCGCGCTCATTGAAATGCAAGCGAAGGGTCAGTCTCTCGCCGAAGTCGTTTGGAGCTACATGCCAGAATCTTCTCCAACGCCAACTGAAGACAGCGAGGTGCCGAGCGCATCTGACGAGTCAGTGGCGCTGGCAAAAGATCTCAAACATCGTGGGTTTCGATTCGTTGGACCAACGACAATGTACGCACTTATGTGTGCGCTCGGGGTCGTTGACGTACACCTAGTGTCGAGTCATAGGCGTGGGTGCTCGGGGCTTTGGAATCGCGACGGCTCACGTGTGGAACAGTAATTTTCGGTCAATTTGCTCATCCAACCGGGTCTTCATCTCCACTCGGTAGGATGGACAGGTTCGAACCCGACTTCTTCTGATGGAGCAGCATGCCAGAGAATCATGCGGCCCCGAGCGAGATCACTACGTCTACCGTGGAACACCTCGCCGGGCTTGCCAGGATTGCACTCACCGACACCGAGATTGAGACGCTCACGAGCGAACTCGGATCGATACTTACGAATATCGCAAAGGTGAGCGAAGTCGCGACACCTGATGTTCCTGCGACGAGCCACCCGATCCCGCTAAGCAACGTCACGCGCGAAGACGTCGTGTCTGACGTTCTTTCGCGCGAAGAGGCGTTGCAGAACGCTCCCGCGGCTGCCGACGGCATGTTCCGGGTCTCATCGATCTTGGGTGAAGAGCAGTAGGGAATACACATGAATGAACTAATTCAGCTCACCGCTGCAGACCTCGCCGCAAAGCTCCAGGCAGGTGACGTGTCCGCCGAAGAGGCGACACGCGCTCATCTCGACCGTATTGCTGCCGTTGACGGTGATCTCAATGCGTTTCTTGCTACAAATGAGGAGGTGTCGCTCGAAGCCGCGCGCGCAATTGATGCGAGACGAGCTGCGGGTGAGGAGCTTGGCGAACTCGCGGGAGTTCCTCTCGCAGTGAAAGACGTGTTGGTCACAACCGATATGCCGTCGACCTCGGGATCAAAGATGCTCGAGGGGTACCGCTCACCATTCGACGCCACTTCGGTCGCGAAGGCCCGTGCAGCCGGTCTCATCTCTATCGGCAAGACAAACATGGACGAGTTTGCGATGGGGTCCTCCACGGAGAACTCTGCATACGGTCCGACGCGCAACCCGTGGGCACTTGACCGAGTTCCCGGAGGCTCAGGAGGTGGCTCGGCTGCTGCCGTAAGCGCTTTCGAAGCACCGCTTGCACTGGGTTCTGACACAGGTGGCTCGATTCGCCAGCCCGCTGCACTCACGGGCACAGTTGGTGCGAAGCCAACCTATGGTGGGGTCAGTCGCTACGGCGCGATCGCACTTGCTTCGTCCCTTGACCAGATCGGGCCGTGCGCGCGCACTGTGCTCGATACCGCACTTCTGCACGACGTGATCGCAGGTCACGATCCGCACGATTCAACTTCGCTCGCTCACGAGTGGCCATCAATGGTGGCTGCCGCGCGCGGTGGGGCAAACCCGGAGTCACTCAGGGGGCTGCGAGTTGGAGTCGTGAAACAGCTCATGCTTGATGGCGTTCAGCCAGGTGTTAAAGCACGATTCGAAGAGACTCTTGCTTTGATGTCGGAACAGGGGGCTGAGATTATCGAGATCGACGCACCTCACTTCGAGTACGCGGTAGCAGCGTATTACCTCATCCTTCCTTCTGAAGCGTCGAGCAATCTTGCAAAGTATGATTCGGTTCGCTTTGGGTTGCGGGTGGAACCGGAAGGTGGCGGCACCATCGAGGGTGTCATGAGTGCGACCCGAGAAGCCGGCTTTGGCGCTGAGGTAAAGCGCAGAATTATTCTGGGCACTTACGCGCTTTCAGCGGGCTACTACGACGCCTACTACGGCAGTGCTCAAAAAGTTCGCACGCTCATCCAGCGTGACTTTGCGAGTGCCTTTGCGCAGGTCGATGTGATTGCATCACCGACAGCACCAACAACTGCGTGGCAGCTTGGTGCACACCGCGGTAACCCGATGCAGGACTACCTCAATGACGCGACCACGATTCCGGCGAACCTCGCGGGTATTCCAGGCCTGAGCCTGCCGGTGGGAACGGCAGCTGAAGATGGGCTACCAGTTGGGCTCCAGCTCATGGCGCCAGCGTTCGAAGACGCCCGGTTGTACCGTGCTGGCGCAGCGATTGAGACCCTCGTCACTGAACGAGACGGTACTCCGTTCTGGGCTCAAGCTCCATCACTCACTGCAGCCGGAAAGGCGGGCGCATAATGGCAAAGACAAAGCTCATGGACTTTGAGCGGGCGCTCGAACTGTTCGAACCCGTCATTGGGCTCGAGGTTCACGTGGAGCTCAATACGAAGACCAAGATGTTCTCGCCCGCGCCGAACATCTTCGGTTCTGAGCCGAACACGAACCTCGCGCCTGTGTGTCTTGGGCTTCCGGGCTCGCTCCCGGTGCTCAATGAGCAGGCGGTTCGCTACTCGATCAGTCTCGGACTCGCACTCGGTTGCGAAATTGCCGAGGTTTCAGGGTTCGCGCGCAAGAATTATTTCTACCCCGATATGGGCAAGAATTACCAGATTTCGCAGTACGACGATCCGATCGCACACGACGGTTCAGTAGAAATTGAACTCGAATCGGGACGTGTGGTGCATGTGCCGATTGAACGCGCTCACATGGAAGAAGATGCGGGCAAGCTGAATCACGTTGGTGGCTCCACGGGGCGCATCCAGGGTGCAGAGTATTCGCTCGTTGATTACAACCGTGCGGGTGTGCCCCTCGTAGAGATCGTGACACGACCGATTTTCGGCGGCGAAGCTGACACCCCTGAAATTGCTTCGGCCTACGTTTCGACGATTCGTGATCTCGTAGTATCCCTAGGTATCTCGGATGCACGGATGGAGCGAGGAAACATTCGCTGCGACGCGAACGTATCATTGCGCCTACGTGGCAACGAAGAGGCTGGAATGAGCGTGCTGGGCACTCGCACTGAGACGAAGAACGTGAACTCACTGCGTTCCATCGAACGCGCGGTGCGCTTCGAGATCCAGCGCCAGGCCCAGATTCTCTCTGAAGGTGGATCGATCACGCAGGAGACCCGCCACTGGCACGAGGACACGGGCGAGACCTCGCCAGGTCGTCCAAAGAGTGACGCAGACGATTACCGGTACTTCCCGGAGCCAGACCTTGCTCCGCTCACGCCATCACGCGACCTCGTTGAGGAATTGCGGGCTGCGCTTCCAGAGCACCCGACGCTTCGTCGCCGTCGCCTTCGCGAGGAGTGGGGCTTCTCAGCGCTCGAGTTCCGCGACGTTGTAAACGGCGGTCTTGTGAACGATATCGAAGCCACGGTCGCTGCGGGAGTTCCAGCGCAGACCGCACGTAAGTGGTGGACTGGCGAGATTGCACGCATCGCGAACGAACGATCAGCAACACCATCCGACCTCATCACACCATCGCAGATTGTCGAGCTCGTCGCTCTCGTCGATGCTGGCACACTCAACGACAAGCTGGCTCGACAGGTCATCCAAGGCATCATTGATGGCGAGGGTTCTGCCCAGGAGATCGTCGATGCTCGTGGACTCGCGATCGTGTCAGACGACGGCGCACTCATTGAGGCCGTAGATGCCGCACTCGCGCAGCAGCCAGACGTGCTCGAAAAGATTCGCTCGGGCAAGGTTCAGGCCGCCGGTGCGATTATCGGTTCGGTCATGAAAGCGATGCGAGGCCAGGCAGACGCGGCACGTGTTCGAGAGCTGGTGCTCGAGCGCGCCAGCGTTTAGGCGGTTCACATATTCGCGTTCGTGCAGGGGCGGGGCAACCCACCCCCGCACGAACGCGTAGACTCGCCACATGGGTAAGAGCGAGCAGCAATTTTCCACAAAAGGTGCTTATGTTACGGGTGGCGCTGAGTTCACGCGAGATACGAACTACATCGAGGACCGCATAGTTCGAGATCCTGAGGCTGTAAAACAACTTCCTGCCCCTCCGCAGTCAAGTATCGGATCTCTTGGTTACGGTTTGAGCGATGGTGCGGAGGCGTGGCCAGTAGAGCCGGGACGGTATCGGCTCGTTGCCGCAAATGCTTGCCCGTGGGCAAATCGCACCGTCATCGTGAGACGGCTCCTAGGGCTCGAAGACGTGATATCGCTCGGACGCCCCGGTCCAGTGCACGACGTGCGCTCGTGGACGTTCGACCTCGACGAAGGCGGTGTCGATCCGATACTAGGAACCGAGCGTCTCCAAGAAAACTATTTCACTCGCTTTCCCGGCTATCCTCGTGGAATCACAGTTCCCGCGATCGTAGATATTCCTACGGGGGGAGTGGTGACCAACGACTACCCTCAGATCACGCTCGACTTTTCGACCGAGTGGCGCGAGTATCACCGAGAAGGGGCGCCAAACCTTCTCCCGGAGAGCACGCTTGACGATATGTGGCCCGTGATTAAGCGAGTATTCACCGAGGTAAACAATGGTGTGTACCGCTGCGGTTTTGCGGGAAGCCAAGATGCTTATGAGACGGCCTACGCGAGGCTCTGGGAGGCCTTTGACTGGCTCGAGGAGCGGCTCTCAAAGCACCGTTACCTCATGGGCGCAACCATCACCGAGGCTGACGTGCGACTCTTCACCACGCTCGCACGCTTCGATCCCGTGTATCACGGCCACTTCAAGACGAATCGAAACAAGCTCGCTGAGATGGAGAACCTTTGGGGCTACGCTCGCGACCTGTTTCAGACTCCAGGTTTTGGAGACACGATCGACTTCGTGCAGATCAAGCAGCACTATTACATCACTCACGAAGATGTGAACCCGACGCAAATTGTTCCGTCGGGCCCTGACCTTGGCAATTGGCTCGATCCACACGATCGAGAGAGGCTCGGCGGTTCGCCATTCGGTGATGGCACGGCACCTGGGCCGGTGAGCGAGCATGAGCGGATCGCAGCGGGCCACAACCCGCTGTACCCCCTCTTATCTGACTAAAGTCTGGCCACCCGTTAGCGCACGTCGTCGTCGACCCAGTCCATCGACTTCGTGACAGCCTTGTGCCACTGCCTGAGTAAGCGATCTCGCTCACCAGGGTTGATTGACGGCTCCCATCGTTGATCTTCGCGCCAATTTTCGCGGAGCTCGTCGAGCCCCGACCAGAAACCAACGGCGAGACCAGCTGCATACGCCGCACCGAGCGCCGTTGTCTCGGTTACAGCCGGGCGCACGACCGAGGTATTGAGCATGTCGGCTTGAAACTGCATGAGTGTGTCGTTCGCCACCATGCCACCGTCAACGCGGAGTTCGGTGAGCGGCGCACCGTTGGCGGCTGCCACGTCGGCATTGACCGCATCCAGTACGTCGCGGGTTTGGTACGCAACTGCCTCAAGTGCTGCGCGCGCAATGTGTCCGCGATTCGAGTATCTTGTGAGCCCAACCAGTGCGCCGCGCGCGTCGGGCCGCCAGTACGGTGCAAAGAGGCCAGAGAACGCAGGAACGAGATACACGCCGCCGTTGTCATCAACCGAAGCGGCGAGTTTTTCGACCTCAGTGGCAGAAGCGATGAGTCCAATTTGGTCACGCAACCATTGCACCAGTGAACCCGCAACTGCGATCGAGCCTTCGAGTGCGTAGTGGGCGGGTTCGTCTCCAAGTTTGTAGCTCACTGTGGTGAGCAAGCCGTTGGCGGAGTGCACAATGTCTTCACCGGTCTGGAAGATGAGAAAACAACCAGTACCGTAGGTGTTTTTTGAGTCCCCGGCGTTAAACGCAGCCTGCCCGAACGTCGCTGCCTGCTGATCGCCCAAGATCCCTGCAATAGGGGTGCCGCGGAGTAGCGACGTTTCGTGCGCGGTGCCGTACACCTCAGATGACGAGCGGATCTCGGGGAGCATCGAACGAGGTACGCCAAATGCGCCGAGCAACTCGTCGTCCCATGTGAGCGTCTTGAGATCCATGAGCATGGTACGCGATGCGTTCGTGACGTCAGTGGTGTGAATGCCGCCGTTTACTCCGCCGGTGAGGTTCCAGAGTACCCACGTATCCGTGGTGCCAAAGGCGAGTTTTCCGGCCTCGGCTTCTTCCCTGGCGCCCTCAACGTTCTCGAGGATCCAGGCGATTTTGGAGGCCGAAAAATAGCTCGCGAGCGGCAGCCCAGTCTTCGCCTTGAATCGTTCGGCTCCGAGCTCGGATTCTGCTGCGAGCTGATCCACAATGCTCTGCGTTCGCGTGTCTTGCCAGACAATCGCATTGTAGATCGGCTCACCGGTCTCGCGATTCCACACCACGGTTGTCTCGCGCTGATTGGTGATGCCGACTGCCTCGATGTCGCTCTCATTGAGCTTGGCACGGCCGAGAGCGGTGCCGATCACTTCCTGGGTGTGCTTCCAAATTTCTGTCGCATTGTGCTCTACCCAGCCCGCCTGTGGCATGTGCTGTGTGTGTTCACGCTGGCCCGTGGCGATGAGCCTTCCGCCTCGGTCAAAGACGATCGCGCGGGTTGATGTGGTGCCCTGGTCGATCGCGAGAATGTAGTTTCCCATTACTGCTCCTGAATCTTGCTAACACCCGGTTCGCCGAGCACCACGCGATGGCGATCTGCGAGCAGTTGCGTCGTTCGGGCTATTTCTTGTGTCTGAGCTGCCGCATCCCAGCCCATAGTGGAAGCGATCGCTGAGGCAATCTCGACGAGCGACTCATGTGTCATACCGCCGCAGAACGCGACAGATGTGCGTCGAAGGAGCAGGTCATCGAGGTGACGCACATCTTCGTGACGCGCGAGAAACTCCAGCTCTTCAGCGAAATACCCGGGGGTAAGTGTGAGCTCACGAGGCATCTTCGGGAGAACTGCGAGCATCGCAGCAGCTTTGGTGCCGTATCGCTTGAGAAGTTGTTCGACGACTTCGCGGCTGTGGCCCGCACCGTTTCTCGCGATCCACAATTTCTTCGCGGCGCGACTCGTGGGGAACCCAATCGCGCCCCCAATTGGCAGCGCCCGCGTCTGGGTGCGACGCGCGATGCGACTAGTTGGCCAGCCAAGTAGCGCGAGCGTCTCATTACCGAGGTGCTCTGCGAGTGCGCGGAATGTGGTCCATTTTCCGCCGACCAGGCTGAGTGTGCGCACGTCGTCGAGCCACCCGTGCTCGATGCGGTAGTCGCGCGAGACGAACCCGGGAAGCGTGTCATCGTGGCGGGGGAGCGGCCGTACCCCTGAGAATGTGAAAACAATCTGGTCGCGCGAGACCGGTATCGACGGAAAGACGTGCTTTACGAGGTCGAGGAAATACTCGATCTCGTCGTCGGTGCACACCGAGACCTCGCGTGGATCGACGTTGATATCTGTAGTGCCGATCATCACGCGGTCTTTCAACGGGTAGACGAGCACGATGCGGCCGTCTGAGTGCTCGAAGAAGATCTCGCGGCCGCCTGTAGCGTCAAAGAGTTCTGGGTGATCGAGCACAATGTGCGAGCCCTTAGTACCACCCATGTAATTGGTTGGCCTGCCGAGCGCCTCATTCGTGAGATCGGTCTCTTTGCCACTGACATTCACAATGACCCGTGCACCGAACTCGAACTCCTCGCCGCGCTTGTTGTCGCGCAAGCGAGCCTTGCCGTTCTCGAACCCGACAAGTGACACATAGTTCGCGGCGCGCGCGGTCTGCTCGCTCGACACCGTGGCCGGGCCGTTGGCTTCTGTTGCGCCAGCAGCGAGACCGTCGTACAAGACGTCGAGCGCAAGTCGTTCTGGATCGTGCATGGACGCGTCGAAATAT contains:
- a CDS encoding glutathione S-transferase C-terminal domain-containing protein; protein product: MGKSEQQFSTKGAYVTGGAEFTRDTNYIEDRIVRDPEAVKQLPAPPQSSIGSLGYGLSDGAEAWPVEPGRYRLVAANACPWANRTVIVRRLLGLEDVISLGRPGPVHDVRSWTFDLDEGGVDPILGTERLQENYFTRFPGYPRGITVPAIVDIPTGGVVTNDYPQITLDFSTEWREYHREGAPNLLPESTLDDMWPVIKRVFTEVNNGVYRCGFAGSQDAYETAYARLWEAFDWLEERLSKHRYLMGATITEADVRLFTTLARFDPVYHGHFKTNRNKLAEMENLWGYARDLFQTPGFGDTIDFVQIKQHYYITHEDVNPTQIVPSGPDLGNWLDPHDRERLGGSPFGDGTAPGPVSEHERIAAGHNPLYPLLSD
- the gatA gene encoding Asp-tRNA(Asn)/Glu-tRNA(Gln) amidotransferase subunit GatA; translated protein: MNELIQLTAADLAAKLQAGDVSAEEATRAHLDRIAAVDGDLNAFLATNEEVSLEAARAIDARRAAGEELGELAGVPLAVKDVLVTTDMPSTSGSKMLEGYRSPFDATSVAKARAAGLISIGKTNMDEFAMGSSTENSAYGPTRNPWALDRVPGGSGGGSAAAVSAFEAPLALGSDTGGSIRQPAALTGTVGAKPTYGGVSRYGAIALASSLDQIGPCARTVLDTALLHDVIAGHDPHDSTSLAHEWPSMVAAARGGANPESLRGLRVGVVKQLMLDGVQPGVKARFEETLALMSEQGAEIIEIDAPHFEYAVAAYYLILPSEASSNLAKYDSVRFGLRVEPEGGGTIEGVMSATREAGFGAEVKRRIILGTYALSAGYYDAYYGSAQKVRTLIQRDFASAFAQVDVIASPTAPTTAWQLGAHRGNPMQDYLNDATTIPANLAGIPGLSLPVGTAAEDGLPVGLQLMAPAFEDARLYRAGAAIETLVTERDGTPFWAQAPSLTAAGKAGA
- the gatB gene encoding Asp-tRNA(Asn)/Glu-tRNA(Gln) amidotransferase subunit GatB, producing MAKTKLMDFERALELFEPVIGLEVHVELNTKTKMFSPAPNIFGSEPNTNLAPVCLGLPGSLPVLNEQAVRYSISLGLALGCEIAEVSGFARKNYFYPDMGKNYQISQYDDPIAHDGSVEIELESGRVVHVPIERAHMEEDAGKLNHVGGSTGRIQGAEYSLVDYNRAGVPLVEIVTRPIFGGEADTPEIASAYVSTIRDLVVSLGISDARMERGNIRCDANVSLRLRGNEEAGMSVLGTRTETKNVNSLRSIERAVRFEIQRQAQILSEGGSITQETRHWHEDTGETSPGRPKSDADDYRYFPEPDLAPLTPSRDLVEELRAALPEHPTLRRRRLREEWGFSALEFRDVVNGGLVNDIEATVAAGVPAQTARKWWTGEIARIANERSATPSDLITPSQIVELVALVDAGTLNDKLARQVIQGIIDGEGSAQEIVDARGLAIVSDDGALIEAVDAALAQQPDVLEKIRSGKVQAAGAIIGSVMKAMRGQADAARVRELVLERASV
- a CDS encoding DNA-3-methyladenine glycosylase I, which gives rise to MSTGAASTLVRSSWALQDPLLTEYYDREWGMPVRDDQGVFERLTLEAFQSGLSWLTILRKRDAFRAAFHDFDPVPIAQYDEADVNRLLADPGIIRNRLKIEATISNARALIEMQAKGQSLAEVVWSYMPESSPTPTEDSEVPSASDESVALAKDLKHRGFRFVGPTTMYALMCALGVVDVHLVSSHRRGCSGLWNRDGSRVEQ
- the ligA gene encoding NAD-dependent DNA ligase LigA, which produces MTESSENFSDFERAREESERLTAEIERYRLAYHSEGVSLVSDAEYDALFRRLEAIEREHPELAGQDSPTQEVGAAVVSAGFPEHEHAERMLSLDNVFSIDEFREWAEKTKASVGTDVRWLSELKIDGLAINLAYRDGKLETATTRGDGRVGEDITENVQFIPVIPTSLNGDDIPEFFEARGEVFLCTEDFEALNERQHELQAAHAEAQRARGVAEENITVKYPEFANARNTAAGSLRQRAEKKNDADLALMRSRLGRLSMYMHGIGAWDSPAFSNQSDAYDLLKSWGLPVSPHSRVFDTVDEVVQFIEDCGERRHDFEHEIDGIVVKVNDLSMHDELGVTSRAPRWAIAYKYPPEEVHTKLLDIRIGVGRTGRATPYAVMEPVHVAGSTVSQATLHNQDVVRAKGVMIGDTVVLRKAGDVIPEILGAVIERRDGSEREWIMPDHCPECGTELRAMKEGDIDLRCPNARACPAQVRGRVEHIGSRGGLDIEVLGEVTAAALTQPQGDDEPLLVTEAGLFSLTEDLLLRHPYFRRKDGSASKDAETFIAELDKAKTKPLWRLLVALNIRHVGPVAARALAEWFGSLEAIRAASVEELSEVEGVGGIIAESLSEWFTVDWHVEIVDQWATAGVQWSTPGHPGPGAARSVDGVLAGLTVVATGTLEGFTRDGAKEAIIQAGGKAASSVSKKTDYVAAGPGAGSKLTKAEELGIPVLNAEQFAVLVTQGPSGLRELSTDE
- the gatC gene encoding Asp-tRNA(Asn)/Glu-tRNA(Gln) amidotransferase subunit GatC — protein: MPENHAAPSEITTSTVEHLAGLARIALTDTEIETLTSELGSILTNIAKVSEVATPDVPATSHPIPLSNVTREDVVSDVLSREEALQNAPAAADGMFRVSSILGEEQ
- the mnmA gene encoding tRNA 2-thiouridine(34) synthase MnmA, which encodes MKILAAMSGGVDSAVAAARAVEAGHDVVGVHLALSRMPGTLRTGSRGCCTVEDAMDARRVANLLDIPFYVWDFSERFKADVVDDFIAEYEAGRTPNPCMRCNEKIKFAALLDKAVALGFDAVATGHYASLIDSPNGPELHRASAWAKDQSYVLGVLTAEQLKYCYFPLGDTPSKALIREEAADRGIQISHKPDSHDICFIPDGDTRGWLSEHVKREPGDILDESGSTVGRHDGAHGYTIGQRRGLQLGVPAPDGNPRYVLSIRPVSNQVIVGPKEHLAVSRIAGGRFSWAGDPGIDLAERFACDVQIRAHAEPVPAYASLVPIRESERTEQHRVGATHEVVVDVALDQAEPLLGVAPGQTAVLYIGTRVLGQFTIDRAIPADSAQAA
- a CDS encoding glycerol-3-phosphate dehydrogenase/oxidase translates to MANKQPIHERVASLVDRPQADVLIVGGGINGIATFRELALLGVDVALIDAADFVSGASSASSHMVHGGVRYLENGEFRLVKEAVQERNRLIRNAPHYVRPLQTTIPIFSTFSGILTAPLRLLITHGRGKSRERGALLIKTGLMIYDTFSRAGGRVPRHRFHGREKSLKLLPRLNPEIKYTATYFDASMHDPERLALDVLYDGLAAGATEANGPATVSSEQTARAANYVSLVGFENGKARLRDNKRGEEFEFGARVIVNVSGKETDLTNEALGRPTNYMGGTKGSHIVLDHPELFDATGGREIFFEHSDGRIVLVYPLKDRVMIGTTDINVDPREVSVCTDDEIEYFLDLVKHVFPSIPVSRDQIVFTFSGVRPLPRHDDTLPGFVSRDYRIEHGWLDDVRTLSLVGGKWTTFRALAEHLGNETLALLGWPTSRIARRTQTRALPIGGAIGFPTSRAAKKLWIARNGAGHSREVVEQLLKRYGTKAAAMLAVLPKMPRELTLTPGYFAEELEFLARHEDVRHLDDLLLRRTSVAFCGGMTHESLVEIASAIASTMGWDAAAQTQEIARTTQLLADRHRVVLGEPGVSKIQEQ
- the glpK gene encoding glycerol kinase GlpK, whose translation is MGNYILAIDQGTTSTRAIVFDRGGRLIATGQREHTQHMPQAGWVEHNATEIWKHTQEVIGTALGRAKLNESDIEAVGITNQRETTVVWNRETGEPIYNAIVWQDTRTQSIVDQLAAESELGAERFKAKTGLPLASYFSASKIAWILENVEGAREEAEAGKLAFGTTDTWVLWNLTGGVNGGIHTTDVTNASRTMLMDLKTLTWDDELLGAFGVPRSMLPEIRSSSEVYGTAHETSLLRGTPIAGILGDQQAATFGQAAFNAGDSKNTYGTGCFLIFQTGEDIVHSANGLLTTVSYKLGDEPAHYALEGSIAVAGSLVQWLRDQIGLIASATEVEKLAASVDDNGGVYLVPAFSGLFAPYWRPDARGALVGLTRYSNRGHIARAALEAVAYQTRDVLDAVNADVAAANGAPLTELRVDGGMVANDTLMQFQADMLNTSVVRPAVTETTALGAAYAAGLAVGFWSGLDELRENWREDQRWEPSINPGERDRLLRQWHKAVTKSMDWVDDDVR